The proteins below are encoded in one region of Phyllopteryx taeniolatus isolate TA_2022b chromosome 11, UOR_Ptae_1.2, whole genome shotgun sequence:
- the rel gene encoding proto-oncogene c-Rel isoform X2: MCIMDVAEPAIRIFEQPRPRGMRFRYKCEGRSAGSIPGENSTDNNRTYPSLQILNYCGKGKVCVYLVTKNEPYRPHPHDLVGKDCKDGYYEAEFGPDRKVIAFQNLGIRCMKKREVKDAILQRISRGINPFNVPQEQLLQTEEYDLNVVRLCIQVFLQDDTSHYTRALNPVVSNPIYDNRAPNTAELRICRVNSNSGSVKGGDEIFLLCDKVQKDDIEVRFFSSDGWEAKGSFSQADVHRQVAIVFKTPPFYNASITESVTVHMQLRRPSDLEVSEPLDFRYLPHDKDPYGYNKKKRSRENLMKMSGLSAVPFSGLAASRQRAASQNTSIHMQDLNMYLRQPPPSMQHQPVFNQPYQANVPVSHSLTNPNPVLPMNTVPMNPSNVMTSQPQHLNHGSGFLCESNVLTQLSMGDLQCLDTVPQVQPESHQLFQSEHQGAGPAFNNQVLNHLGSQNQCFQNVWNTFSGLSPIQNTFESTVPGAEKGAASFPLLEGMERNEFLKGQVGREPQTGFQMEQKPQISVKQESNMSVMPFSREAHANTYTSLLPCPMSNGTNMNVLRQGGRKTHLAYPNFKDPYSTNHMTSETHFPTLDDWVRADRVIHQHSDYKE; encoded by the exons atgtgcatCATGGATG TGGCTGAGCCAGCAATCCGGATCTTTGAGCAGCCCAGGCCGAGAGGAATGCGCTTCCGGTACAAGTGTGAGGGTCGCTCGGCTGGCAGCATCCCTGGTGAGAACAGCACGGACAACAACAGGACCTACCCCAGTCTGCAG ATTCTGAACTACTGCGGCAAGGGCaaagtgtgtgtttatttggtgACGAAGAATGAGCCTTACAGGCCACATCCTCATGATCTGGTGGGAAAGGACTGCAAAGATGGCTACTACGAGGCTGAGTTCGGGCCGGATCGCAAAGTAATCGC TTTCCAGAATCTGGGTATCCGGTGTATGAAGAAGCGGGAGGTCAAAGATGCCATTTTACAAAGGATTAGCAGAGGGATCAACCCCTTCAATG TACCACAAGAGCAGCTGCTGCAGACAGAAGAGTATGACCTGAACGTGGTCCGCTTGTGTATACAGGTTTTCCTGCAGGATGACACCAGCCACTACACTCGAGCACTCAACCCTGTAGTCAGCAACCCCATCTATGATAACA GGGCTCCAAACACTGCAGAGCTGAGGATCTGTCGGGTCAACAGCAACAGTGGCTCTGTTAAGGGAGGAGATGAGATCTTCCTGCTTTGTGATAAAGTGCAAAAAG ATGACATAGAAGTCCGATTTTTCTCCTCTGATGGCTGGGAAGCCAAAGGCTCATTTTCCCAAGCCGATGTTCATCGCCAAGTAGCCATCGTCTTTAAGACGCCACCTTTCTACAACGCCTCTATAACGGAGTCAGTCACTGTACACATGCAGCTACGCCGACCCTCTGATCTGGAAGTCAGCGAGCCCCTGGACTTCCGATATCTTCCCCATGACAAAG acccaTACGGCTATAATAAGAAAAAGCGCAGTAGAGAGAACTTAATGAAGATGTCAGGCTTGTCAG CTGTTCCGTTTTCTGGCCTGGCTGCAAGCAGGCAAAGAGCAGCGTCACAGAATACCAGCATTCACATGCAAG ACCTCAACATGTACCTGAGGCAGCCTCCGCCTTCAATGCAACACCAACCTGTGTTCAACCAACCCTATCAAGCAAATGTTCCAGTCAGCCATTCCTTGACAAACCCTAACCCGGTTCTCCCAATGAATACAGTCCCCATGAATCCTTCTAATGTCATGACCAGTCAGCCACAGCATCTCAACCATGGGTCTGGTTTCCTCTGTGAGAGCAATGTTCTCACTCAGCTCTCCATGGGGGACTTGCAGTGCTTGGACACAGTCCCTCAAGTTCAGCCTGAGTCCCACCAGCTCTTCCAATCGGAGCACCAGGGGGCAGGACCAGCCTTCAATAACCAGGTCCTAAACCACCTAGGGAGTCAGAACCAGTGCTTCCAAAATGTGTGGAATACTTTTAGTGGGCTCAGTCCAATTCAGAACACATTTGAGAGCACTGTTCCTGGGGCAGAAAAGGGGGCAGCATCTTTCCCACTCTTGGAGGGGATGGAAAGAAATGAATTTCTGAAGGGCCAAGTAGGAAgggaacctcagactgggttcCAAATGGAACAAAAGCCTCAAATCTCAGTCAAGCAAGAGTCTAACATGTCTGTGATGCCATTCTCTAGAGAAGCCCATGCAAACACATACACCAGCCTGCTTCCCTGTCCCATGAGCAACGGCACCAACATGAACGTTTTAAGGCAAGGTGGACGAAAAACGCACCTTGCTTACCCAAATTTTAAAGACCCTTACTCTACTAACCACATGACTTCTGAGACTCACTTCCCAACTTTGGATGACTGGGTCAGGGCGGACAGAGTCATTCATCAACACAGTGACTACAAGGAATGA
- the rel gene encoding proto-oncogene c-Rel isoform X1: protein MCIMDVLLPSMLEDDPHLMAEPAIRIFEQPRPRGMRFRYKCEGRSAGSIPGENSTDNNRTYPSLQILNYCGKGKVCVYLVTKNEPYRPHPHDLVGKDCKDGYYEAEFGPDRKVIAFQNLGIRCMKKREVKDAILQRISRGINPFNVPQEQLLQTEEYDLNVVRLCIQVFLQDDTSHYTRALNPVVSNPIYDNRAPNTAELRICRVNSNSGSVKGGDEIFLLCDKVQKDDIEVRFFSSDGWEAKGSFSQADVHRQVAIVFKTPPFYNASITESVTVHMQLRRPSDLEVSEPLDFRYLPHDKDPYGYNKKKRSRENLMKMSGLSAVPFSGLAASRQRAASQNTSIHMQDLNMYLRQPPPSMQHQPVFNQPYQANVPVSHSLTNPNPVLPMNTVPMNPSNVMTSQPQHLNHGSGFLCESNVLTQLSMGDLQCLDTVPQVQPESHQLFQSEHQGAGPAFNNQVLNHLGSQNQCFQNVWNTFSGLSPIQNTFESTVPGAEKGAASFPLLEGMERNEFLKGQVGREPQTGFQMEQKPQISVKQESNMSVMPFSREAHANTYTSLLPCPMSNGTNMNVLRQGGRKTHLAYPNFKDPYSTNHMTSETHFPTLDDWVRADRVIHQHSDYKE, encoded by the exons atgtgcatCATGGATG ttctATTGCCTTCCATGCTTGAGGATGACCCACATCTGA TGGCTGAGCCAGCAATCCGGATCTTTGAGCAGCCCAGGCCGAGAGGAATGCGCTTCCGGTACAAGTGTGAGGGTCGCTCGGCTGGCAGCATCCCTGGTGAGAACAGCACGGACAACAACAGGACCTACCCCAGTCTGCAG ATTCTGAACTACTGCGGCAAGGGCaaagtgtgtgtttatttggtgACGAAGAATGAGCCTTACAGGCCACATCCTCATGATCTGGTGGGAAAGGACTGCAAAGATGGCTACTACGAGGCTGAGTTCGGGCCGGATCGCAAAGTAATCGC TTTCCAGAATCTGGGTATCCGGTGTATGAAGAAGCGGGAGGTCAAAGATGCCATTTTACAAAGGATTAGCAGAGGGATCAACCCCTTCAATG TACCACAAGAGCAGCTGCTGCAGACAGAAGAGTATGACCTGAACGTGGTCCGCTTGTGTATACAGGTTTTCCTGCAGGATGACACCAGCCACTACACTCGAGCACTCAACCCTGTAGTCAGCAACCCCATCTATGATAACA GGGCTCCAAACACTGCAGAGCTGAGGATCTGTCGGGTCAACAGCAACAGTGGCTCTGTTAAGGGAGGAGATGAGATCTTCCTGCTTTGTGATAAAGTGCAAAAAG ATGACATAGAAGTCCGATTTTTCTCCTCTGATGGCTGGGAAGCCAAAGGCTCATTTTCCCAAGCCGATGTTCATCGCCAAGTAGCCATCGTCTTTAAGACGCCACCTTTCTACAACGCCTCTATAACGGAGTCAGTCACTGTACACATGCAGCTACGCCGACCCTCTGATCTGGAAGTCAGCGAGCCCCTGGACTTCCGATATCTTCCCCATGACAAAG acccaTACGGCTATAATAAGAAAAAGCGCAGTAGAGAGAACTTAATGAAGATGTCAGGCTTGTCAG CTGTTCCGTTTTCTGGCCTGGCTGCAAGCAGGCAAAGAGCAGCGTCACAGAATACCAGCATTCACATGCAAG ACCTCAACATGTACCTGAGGCAGCCTCCGCCTTCAATGCAACACCAACCTGTGTTCAACCAACCCTATCAAGCAAATGTTCCAGTCAGCCATTCCTTGACAAACCCTAACCCGGTTCTCCCAATGAATACAGTCCCCATGAATCCTTCTAATGTCATGACCAGTCAGCCACAGCATCTCAACCATGGGTCTGGTTTCCTCTGTGAGAGCAATGTTCTCACTCAGCTCTCCATGGGGGACTTGCAGTGCTTGGACACAGTCCCTCAAGTTCAGCCTGAGTCCCACCAGCTCTTCCAATCGGAGCACCAGGGGGCAGGACCAGCCTTCAATAACCAGGTCCTAAACCACCTAGGGAGTCAGAACCAGTGCTTCCAAAATGTGTGGAATACTTTTAGTGGGCTCAGTCCAATTCAGAACACATTTGAGAGCACTGTTCCTGGGGCAGAAAAGGGGGCAGCATCTTTCCCACTCTTGGAGGGGATGGAAAGAAATGAATTTCTGAAGGGCCAAGTAGGAAgggaacctcagactgggttcCAAATGGAACAAAAGCCTCAAATCTCAGTCAAGCAAGAGTCTAACATGTCTGTGATGCCATTCTCTAGAGAAGCCCATGCAAACACATACACCAGCCTGCTTCCCTGTCCCATGAGCAACGGCACCAACATGAACGTTTTAAGGCAAGGTGGACGAAAAACGCACCTTGCTTACCCAAATTTTAAAGACCCTTACTCTACTAACCACATGACTTCTGAGACTCACTTCCCAACTTTGGATGACTGGGTCAGGGCGGACAGAGTCATTCATCAACACAGTGACTACAAGGAATGA
- the rel gene encoding proto-oncogene c-Rel isoform X3 produces the protein MRFRYKCEGRSAGSIPGENSTDNNRTYPSLQILNYCGKGKVCVYLVTKNEPYRPHPHDLVGKDCKDGYYEAEFGPDRKVIAFQNLGIRCMKKREVKDAILQRISRGINPFNVPQEQLLQTEEYDLNVVRLCIQVFLQDDTSHYTRALNPVVSNPIYDNRAPNTAELRICRVNSNSGSVKGGDEIFLLCDKVQKDDIEVRFFSSDGWEAKGSFSQADVHRQVAIVFKTPPFYNASITESVTVHMQLRRPSDLEVSEPLDFRYLPHDKDPYGYNKKKRSRENLMKMSGLSAVPFSGLAASRQRAASQNTSIHMQDLNMYLRQPPPSMQHQPVFNQPYQANVPVSHSLTNPNPVLPMNTVPMNPSNVMTSQPQHLNHGSGFLCESNVLTQLSMGDLQCLDTVPQVQPESHQLFQSEHQGAGPAFNNQVLNHLGSQNQCFQNVWNTFSGLSPIQNTFESTVPGAEKGAASFPLLEGMERNEFLKGQVGREPQTGFQMEQKPQISVKQESNMSVMPFSREAHANTYTSLLPCPMSNGTNMNVLRQGGRKTHLAYPNFKDPYSTNHMTSETHFPTLDDWVRADRVIHQHSDYKE, from the exons ATGCGCTTCCGGTACAAGTGTGAGGGTCGCTCGGCTGGCAGCATCCCTGGTGAGAACAGCACGGACAACAACAGGACCTACCCCAGTCTGCAG ATTCTGAACTACTGCGGCAAGGGCaaagtgtgtgtttatttggtgACGAAGAATGAGCCTTACAGGCCACATCCTCATGATCTGGTGGGAAAGGACTGCAAAGATGGCTACTACGAGGCTGAGTTCGGGCCGGATCGCAAAGTAATCGC TTTCCAGAATCTGGGTATCCGGTGTATGAAGAAGCGGGAGGTCAAAGATGCCATTTTACAAAGGATTAGCAGAGGGATCAACCCCTTCAATG TACCACAAGAGCAGCTGCTGCAGACAGAAGAGTATGACCTGAACGTGGTCCGCTTGTGTATACAGGTTTTCCTGCAGGATGACACCAGCCACTACACTCGAGCACTCAACCCTGTAGTCAGCAACCCCATCTATGATAACA GGGCTCCAAACACTGCAGAGCTGAGGATCTGTCGGGTCAACAGCAACAGTGGCTCTGTTAAGGGAGGAGATGAGATCTTCCTGCTTTGTGATAAAGTGCAAAAAG ATGACATAGAAGTCCGATTTTTCTCCTCTGATGGCTGGGAAGCCAAAGGCTCATTTTCCCAAGCCGATGTTCATCGCCAAGTAGCCATCGTCTTTAAGACGCCACCTTTCTACAACGCCTCTATAACGGAGTCAGTCACTGTACACATGCAGCTACGCCGACCCTCTGATCTGGAAGTCAGCGAGCCCCTGGACTTCCGATATCTTCCCCATGACAAAG acccaTACGGCTATAATAAGAAAAAGCGCAGTAGAGAGAACTTAATGAAGATGTCAGGCTTGTCAG CTGTTCCGTTTTCTGGCCTGGCTGCAAGCAGGCAAAGAGCAGCGTCACAGAATACCAGCATTCACATGCAAG ACCTCAACATGTACCTGAGGCAGCCTCCGCCTTCAATGCAACACCAACCTGTGTTCAACCAACCCTATCAAGCAAATGTTCCAGTCAGCCATTCCTTGACAAACCCTAACCCGGTTCTCCCAATGAATACAGTCCCCATGAATCCTTCTAATGTCATGACCAGTCAGCCACAGCATCTCAACCATGGGTCTGGTTTCCTCTGTGAGAGCAATGTTCTCACTCAGCTCTCCATGGGGGACTTGCAGTGCTTGGACACAGTCCCTCAAGTTCAGCCTGAGTCCCACCAGCTCTTCCAATCGGAGCACCAGGGGGCAGGACCAGCCTTCAATAACCAGGTCCTAAACCACCTAGGGAGTCAGAACCAGTGCTTCCAAAATGTGTGGAATACTTTTAGTGGGCTCAGTCCAATTCAGAACACATTTGAGAGCACTGTTCCTGGGGCAGAAAAGGGGGCAGCATCTTTCCCACTCTTGGAGGGGATGGAAAGAAATGAATTTCTGAAGGGCCAAGTAGGAAgggaacctcagactgggttcCAAATGGAACAAAAGCCTCAAATCTCAGTCAAGCAAGAGTCTAACATGTCTGTGATGCCATTCTCTAGAGAAGCCCATGCAAACACATACACCAGCCTGCTTCCCTGTCCCATGAGCAACGGCACCAACATGAACGTTTTAAGGCAAGGTGGACGAAAAACGCACCTTGCTTACCCAAATTTTAAAGACCCTTACTCTACTAACCACATGACTTCTGAGACTCACTTCCCAACTTTGGATGACTGGGTCAGGGCGGACAGAGTCATTCATCAACACAGTGACTACAAGGAATGA